The Candidatus Omnitrophota bacterium genome includes the window TTCTCTTCAGCAACGTGGATAAACACACGCTAGAAGGCGAGGAGCCCGTCCGGCTCTGCAATTACGTGGATGTTTACAAGAATGAGCGGATCACGGGTTCGCTCAATTTTATGGAAGCGTCCGCGGAGCCGCTTGAGATCGAGAAGTTCCAGATTCGGCGCGGTGATGTCCTTGCGACAAAAGACTCTGAAGAGGCCGATGACATTGCCATTCCGGCTTTGGTAGCTGACGACTTGCCGGGAGTTCTTTGCGGATATCATTTGGCGCTCATCCGCCCGCGTTTCTCAACGGTCAGCGGTCCATTTCTGGCGTGGCTTCATTCATCCAAGTCATTCCGCGCTCAATACGAAGCCAAGGCCGTCGGAGTAACCCGCTTTGGACTTTCCCAATATGCTTTTAGGGCGGCACGCGTGCCGATCCCGCCCTTTCCCGAGCAACAGCGCATCGCGGCGTATCTGGATGCGAGTTGTGCGGCGATTGATGCCGCGGTGGCCGCCAAGCGCCACCAACTCGAAACCCTCGATGCCCTCCGCAGGTCCACAATCAAGCGTGCGGTGACAAAGGGGCTGAATCCATCGGTGAGCATGCTGCGCACGGACGTGGATTGGATTCCTGAAATGCCGCAGCACTGGCGATTGGTGCGCGTCAAAGACGCGATGGACTTCTTCAACACCGTCCGCGTGCCCTTGAGTGCCGCCGAGCGTGGAGTGATGACCAAAAAAACCTACGACTACTACGGCGCGTCGGGCGTGATTGACAAAGTCGAAGCCTATCTGTTCGACGGCACGTACATTCTCATCGCCGAAGATGGCGCGAATCTCCTGACCCGCTCGAAGCCGTTGGCGTTTTT containing:
- a CDS encoding restriction endonuclease subunit S, which gives rise to MNSVEETKALTPWIGALPSDWRATRLDAVADVLFSNVDKHTLEGEEPVRLCNYVDVYKNERITGSLNFMEASAEPLEIEKFQIRRGDVLATKDSEEADDIAIPALVADDLPGVLCGYHLALIRPRFSTVSGPFLAWLHSSKSFRAQYEAKAVGVTRFGLSQYAFRAARVPIPPFPEQQRIAAYLDASCAAIDAAVAAKRHQLETLDALRRSTIKRAVTKGLNPSVSMLRTDVDWIPEMPQHWRLVRVKDAMDFFNTVRVPLSAAERGVMTKKTYDYYGASGVIDKVEAYLFDGTYILIAEDGANLLTRSKPLAFLATGQFWVNNHAHILKPRWGGDDTFFMNLLESQDFSLFVTGAAQPKLTMENLGRFKLAVPRVAEQKEIAAFIREKDAEFRPLFAQIERQIETLVAYRKSLIHECVTGQRRITEADLNQVKAHG